Proteins from one Planctomyces sp. SH-PL62 genomic window:
- the lspA gene encoding signal peptidase II: MTRRVAMSRWILFWALALGGAAFDLTTKALVFERVGPPPSAPVTLIPDVLELHTSHNPGALWGFGRDMPHSSLIFAGLSVVAGIAIVAWLFVAGAASSLPLTIALGLIMAGALGNCYDRLKFGHVRDFVHFHIDAINFDCAIFNFADNMLVAGALTLVLFALRPDPIPAPADEAPSPSHARDAESLPTP; encoded by the coding sequence ATGACTCGACGGGTCGCGATGAGCCGCTGGATCCTGTTCTGGGCCCTGGCGCTTGGGGGCGCCGCCTTCGATCTGACGACCAAGGCCCTCGTCTTCGAACGGGTCGGCCCGCCCCCGTCGGCGCCGGTGACGCTGATCCCCGACGTGCTGGAGCTGCACACCAGCCACAACCCCGGCGCGCTCTGGGGTTTCGGCCGCGACATGCCCCACAGCAGCCTGATCTTCGCCGGGCTCTCCGTGGTGGCGGGGATCGCGATCGTCGCCTGGCTGTTCGTCGCCGGCGCGGCGTCGAGCCTCCCCCTGACGATCGCCCTGGGGCTGATCATGGCGGGCGCCCTGGGGAACTGCTACGACCGCCTGAAGTTCGGCCACGTCCGGGACTTCGTGCACTTCCACATCGACGCGATCAACTTCGACTGCGCCATCTTCAACTTCGCCGACAACATGCTGGTCGCCGGGGCCCTGACCCTGGTCCTCTTCGCCCTTCGGCCCGATCCGATCCCGGCGCCGGCCGACGAGGCCCCGTCCCCGTCCCACGCCAGGGATGCGGAGTCGCTGCCGACCCCGTGA